The Geomonas agri genome contains the following window.
AAGACGTCGATCTTGCCACGTACGAGCTTTTCACCCACCCGCTTCTTGATCTCGTTCTCGAACTGCAGCAGCACGCGCGGGAGCTTGACGGTGATCTCGCCATAGCGGTGGTTCACGCAACGCACTTCGACGACGAAGCGCCCCCCTTCGTGGACGGCCTCGCCCTTGCCATAGCCGGTCATGCTTTTTATCATGCCTTCTCCTTGTCCCGCTGTTTGCAACTTAACGGGATTGCCAAAGTTTTTGTTCCCAGCGCCAGGCGTCGGCGACAATGGTGTGCAGGTCGTTGTAAGACGGCGTCCACCCCAGCACGGTCCGGATCTTGTCCGCGACCGCGATGAGGCTGTCCGGGTCGCCGGGACGGCGCGGTGCCTCGTTGACCTTGAAGTCGACGCCGCTTACGTCCTTCACCACCCTAATCACCTCGCGCACGCTGCTCCCCTTGCCGTAGCCCACGTTGATCACGTCGGATGCGCCGCCGCGTCCCAGGTAGCTCAGTGCGGCCAGGTGGGCCGAGGCGAGGTCTTCGATGTGGATGTAGTCCCGGATGCCGGTGCCGTCGGGGGTATCGTAGTCGGTGCCGAAGATGGAGACACCGTCGCGCCCCCCCAGTGCAGCCTGGCAGGCCACCTTGATCAGGTGGGTCGCCTCGGGTGTTCTCTGCCCCATACGCGCCTGCGGGTCGGCGCCGGCTACGTTAAAGTAGCGCAGCGCCACGTAGGAAAAGCCATGGGCGAAGGCGGCGTCACGCAGCATCCACTCGCTCATCAGCTTGGAAGTACCGTAAGGATTGATGGGGGCGGGGCGGCTCTCCTCTGAGGCGCGCCCCCCTTCGGGCATGCCGTAGACGGCGGCGGTACTGGAAAAGATGAAACGCTCGACGCCGTGCTCCACGCAGACCTGCAAAAGGTTCAGGGTGTTCCTGGTGTTGTTGCTGTAGTACTTGAGCGGCAGGGTCACCGACTCCGGCGCGATGATCGCCGCGGCGAAGTGGAGTACCGCCTTAGCCCCGGTCTCCTTGAGCACCTGGCGGATATTGTCCTGGTCGGCGAGGTCCCCAACGATGAGGCGCTCGCCGTGCACCAACGCGTCGGCCGAACCGGTGGAGAGGTTGTCGTACACCACCACCTCGTGCCCCGCCTCGGAGAGCTGCCTGACCACGTGACTTCCTATGTAACCGGCGCCGCCGGTAACGAGTATGACGCTCATAGCAGGTACCTCCATGACAAAAGATAATGAAAGAGGGTCTAGCCATTGGACTAAACCCTCGGTACGCGGCAACCATACAGGACGGATCGTATTACATCAGCCCCATCGTCGGCCATAGCGCAGCGCTGATCCTCAAACGAGTGATTGCCACAGTTATAGCACCTACCCCACCCCAGCGCAACGCATAAATCTACTGAATAGACTCAGATTCTACTGAATAGACTCAGCATTCGCCAAGACGGGGACTGGAAAAGCTTGAATCAGCCCTCGGGGAGCAGACCCGGTTCATCCAGGCGGTGCACCTTCATCAGGTTGGTGGTGCCGGGGCTGGACAGTGGGCTCCCCATGGTGATCACCACGAGATCCCCCTTTTTGAGCCACCCCATGGCCAGCACCGCCGCTTCCACCGAGATGATCTGGGACTCGGTGTCCCCCTCGATGTCCACCCTGAGCGCGTGCACCCCGGCGTAGAGCGCGAGCCGACGGCGCACCTGCTGCGAGGGCGTCACCGCGATAATGGGCTGAGCCGGGCGGTATTTGGACACCAGCGCCGCGGTGCTGCCAGTCTGGGTGAAGGCGAGGATGGCGGAGGCCTTGACGCTCTCCGCGGCACGGCAGGCGGCCATGCCGATCACCTCGGATATGTTGGGGAGGCTGGTCTGGCCGTTGGGCGCCTTGCAGCACTGCGCCATGAGCTGGGGGTCGGTCTCGATGTCGCGGGCCACCTGCACCATCATGGATACCGCCTCGATCGGGTACTTGCCGGAGGCGGTCTCGGCGGAGAGCATGATGGCGTCGGTACCGTCCAGTATGGCGTTGGCCACGTCCGAAGTCTCGGCGCGGGTCGGGCGCGGGTTGTTCACCATGCTCTCCAGCATCTGGGTCGCGGTGATCACTGGCTTGCCGGCGTCGTTGCAGCTGCGGATGATGCGCTTTTGGATCAGGGGGACCTTCTCGGGGTTCAGCTCAACGCCCAGATCCCCGCGCGCCACCATGATCCCGTCCGAAACCCGCAGGATGGCGGCGAAGTTCAGGACCGCCTCGGGCTTCTCGATCTTGGCGATTATGCGCAGCGGCGAGCCGGCCCGGTCGATGATCTCCTTCAGTTCGACGACGTCCGAGGCCTCGCGCACGAAGGAGAGGGCGACGTAGTCCAGTTCCTGGTCCATGCAGAACTGCAGGTCCTCCTTGTCCTTTTCGGTAAGCGCGGGGGCGGAGACCTTGGCGCCGGGGAGGTTGATTCCCTTGCGGTCCTTCAGGAGCCCACCGGTCACCACCTGGCAGCGCACGTCCTCCCCGGAGACCTCAAGCACCTTCAGTTCCATCAGGCCATCGTCGAGGAGGATACGGTCCCCAGCCTTCACGTCGCGCGGCAGCCCCTGGTAGATGGTCGGTATGACGTTGTCCTGCCCCAGCACCTCCCTCGTGGTCACCACCACCTCGCTGCCGGCCAGCAACGGCATCGCCCCTCCGACCATGAGGCCGGTGCGGATCTTGGGCCCCTGCAGGTCTCCGAGGATGGCCACGGCGTGCTCGTGCTCCTGGGAAAGCTTGCGGATGTGAGTGATGACGGCGGCCTTGGAGGCGTAATCGCCGTGGGAGAAGTTGAGGCGGAAAACATCGACGCCGGCATGAATCAGGGCGTCCAGCATCTGCTCGGAATCTGACGCAGGGCCAACGGTGGCTACGATCTTGGTGCGACGAAACATGGGTTCTCCTGGTCGAGCAGGCGCTGGCGGGGACGGTGCAGGTGGACCGTCTCCCCCGCCTGGTGCCGGCTCGCGAAAGGGGGATGTGCTGTTTGAGGAACGACCCTAAATATCTACCCGAAATCGGGGCGGGACGCAATGCGTATCGGCAGGTTTTTGCTGGGAGTTTTGCCGGTCACCGCTTTTGCAGCTGGCTCCAGCGGAAGCAGTCGACGGTGTGGTCGTTCACCATGCCCACTGCCTGCATCATGGCGTAACAGATGGTGCTCCCCACGAAGCGGAAGCCGCGCCGCTTGAGGTCGCGGCTCAACCGGTCCGAGGTCTCTGTTCTGGCAGGGACCTCGGCCAAGCTGCGCCAGGCGTTCTGAATGGGGGCGCCGTCCACGAAGCGCCACAGGTAGGCGTCGAAGGAGCCGAACTCCTGCTGCACGCCGAGAAAGGCGCGCGCGTTGTCCACGGTGGAGCCAATCTTCAAGCGATTGCGGACGATGGCACGGTCGGCAATGAGCCGGGCTTGGTCGGCTTCCGAAAAACGGGCCACCAGTTCCGGGTCGAAAGAGGCGAAGGCGCGGCGGTACCCTTCGCGCTTTCTCAGGATGGTGATCCAGGAAAGCCCTGCCTGCGCCCCCTCCAGGGTGAGGAACTCGAAGAGGAGGCGGTCGTCGTGCACCGGCACTCCCCATTCGAGGTCATGGTAGGCACAGTAAAGGGGATCGCTCCCGGCCCAGCCGCAGCGGTTGGGGCTAGTCGCGTCCGTGACGGCCACGGTCGGAGTCCCTGTCTTCCCTGCGCTGCTCGTGCTCGTAGCGTTTCTGCTCCTGCCTCTGCTCCTTCTCGAAGCGCTTGTCTTCCTTTCTTTGTTCCTTTTCGAAACGCTTCTCTTCCTTTCTCTGCTCCTTGGCGTACCGCTTCTCGTCCTTTTGCTGTTCGTGACGCGCCTTCCAGTAGCCGCGGTCGCTGCGGTGCCTGCCCTGGTAATGTGCCCGGTCACGCTGGTAAACAACGTACTCGTGCGCCCGGTATTCCCTGATGCGCTCGATGCGGTAGCGGCGCAGCGGCGGCGGGAGTTCGCGGTACCTGACCGGGACCCAGCGGCCCCGGTTATCGGGAGAGCGGTACCAGCGCCCGTCGCGGAAGCTGAAATAGACGTTGTTGAGGTAGAAGAGGTCGTAGGGGACCCCCACCGCCACGTAGAAGCCCAGCGGCTGCGGATAGATGAACTGCACGTCCTCTTCGGGCTCGTCGTAGTAGGGGTCGGGCTGCACCGGCACCGGGGCAGGCGCCACCACGACCGGACGGGGGGCGGGGGCCGGGGCCACCACCACGGGGCGCGGCTCGTTACCGAGGTGAATGTTGACGTCTACTCCGACGTTGCCGGCCTGCGCGTGGGAGAGCATGAGCGGCAGGGCCACGGCCTGCAGCACGAGGGCGCGCGTAATCTTATGTATCATTGACATCTGTTCCTCCTTGGATGATGAGGTCAGCCTGCGACACTCAACGGTTTGCATCCTTCGTCCGGGGCGGCGAACCGCTTCATGTAGCCGGTGAAGTCCTCCCCCGGCATGGGGGAGGCGAAGTAGAATCCCTGCGCCTCGTCACAGCAGCGCTCCACCAGGAATTCGAGCTGGGCGTCGCTCTCGACCCCCTCCGCGATCACCTTGAGCTTCAGGCTGTGGGCCATGGAGATGATCGCCGCGGCGATGGCAGCGTCGTCGCTGTCGGTGACCAGTTCAGCGATAAAGGAGCGGTCGATCTTGATGGCGTCGATGGGGAAGTGTTTCAGGTAGTTGAGCGAGGAATAGCCAGTGCCGAAGTCGTCGATGCTCAATCGCACCCCCATCTGCTTCAGGGCCTGCAGCGCGTCGATATTCTTTTCGGCGCGCTCCATGATGACGCTCTCGGTAAATTCCAGCTCCAGCGAGCTGGGACGAACCCCGGTCTCCTCGATGACGCAGGCCACCGTCTCCAGGAAATCGGGCTGCCGGAACTGCCGCCCCGAGATGTTGACTGCGACCTTGAGCCCCGGGAAGAAGGCGTCCCACTGCACGGCATGCATGCAGGCCTCCCTCAGCACCAGGTCACCAAGTTCGAAAATGAAGCCGCAGGACTCGGCAATAGGGATGAACTCGTCCGGTCCGACCAGGCCGAACTCGGCGCTGTGCCAGCGCAGAAGCGCCTCCGCGCCGGTCAGGCGCAGGGTCTTCAGGTCCCACTGGGGCTGGAAATAGAGGTAGAACTCCCCCCGCGCCAGCCCCTGGCGCATCCCGTTCTCCAGCGCCACACGGCGCATGTTCACCTGGTTCATCTCCTGGGAGAAGAACTGGTAACCGGCCTTTCCCTCGCTCTTGGCCTGGTACAACGCGGCGTCGGCGCTGCGCAAGAGGCTCTCCACGTCGCGGCCGTCCTCGGGGAACAGGGCAATGCCGATGCTGGTGCTGCCGTAAACTTCCTCCCCGTCGATAAGGAACGGCTCGGTGAAGAGCGCCTGCAGCCTGGCGGCTGTTGCCGCCACCCCTTCGTCCCCTGGGACCGGGTTGATCACGATGACGAACTCGTCGCCCCCCAGCCGCGCCAAGGTGTTCGATTCGCACAGGCACCCCGCCAGCCGGGCCGCCACTTCCTGCAGGAACTTATCACCTATTTCGTGTCCCTTGGAGCTGTTCAGGTCCTTGAAGTTGTCCAAGTCGAGAAAGAGAAGCGCCAGCTCGCGCCGCTCGCGCTGGGCAAGGGCAAGTGCCTGGTGCAGACGGTCCATGAGCAGCGTCCGGTTGGGAAGCTTGGTGACGCTGTCGTAATAGGCGAGGGTCTCCAGTTGTTGCTCGCAAAGCTTGCGCTGGGTCATGTCTTCGCAGGCGGTCAGCATGCCCAGGTATTCGCCGCCGGCATTGCGGATCGGGAGCGAGGTGAGCTGAACCGGGAAGATCATACCGTCCTTGCGCAGGTTGAGTCCCTCGCGCTTCCAAAGCCCAGCGGTGCGCTGGTTGATGCGCCGGGCGGCTGTTTGCCCCTCGGGCGCCAGGACGCGCGCCGGCCTGCCGACCAGCTCTTCCCGAGCGTAACCGTGCATCTCCGCCTCGGCACGATTCACGTAGACGATTTTGCCCTCCCTGTCGCTGATGGTGATCCCCGCCGAGATGGGAAGGAAATCGATAGCCTCCTTCAGCATCGCCAGACGCTCCTCGTCCTGCTGCAGTGGGTTCAGCAACTGCAGGGAGCCGGAACCCAGCTGCAAACAGGTTGGTAGGTCGTTAGTCGCATCGTGCATGGGGTCTCTCCTGCCGCCGGCCTGGCCGTGGCATGAACGTCTGGATTGACATAAAAGGCGATGGTGAGGGAGTAGGTGGTAGCCAGCTCCCGTGGCAGGGCGCACGGGGCAGGCTTAGGACAACGTCATTAGAAGCGGGCAAAAAAAAACGGGTTGCCGGTATCTTAGCTGAACCTGTGCTAGATATTTCGGCAACCCGGCTGTCTCAGGGAGACCCTTGGGCTTTCCGTCCCACCCTCGCGGATGGTTTAGTATTATCGTTTATCTTTTTCCGGTGCTGTCCGTTCTGGCGCGCTTCGGAATAGGCGAGCCGCCCTTTCCCGATTGTCTCCGGCAGCCGTTGCTGCCCTTGCCATCGCGTAGAAGGTTTAACCAGATGGGGAGGGAAATGTCAAATGAAATCAACCTTAGGTAGGGAGGACCCTGGGCAGGTTTCCCCCAGGCCAAGATCCTCAAGGCAACCGAGACCAAGCGTTTCCGTCGGCTGGACAGCCAGGAGGACGTCGAGGCCAACGTGCGCATTACCGCGACGCACCAGGTACTCCCTCGGATGGTCACGGACAGCAAGTTCCGCGTCGACCTCTTTTCCAGGCTTAATGTCATGAACATCTGCTTGCCGAGACTTCGGGACCGCAAGGAAGACATCGAGTCGTTGGTGCAGTACTTCTTCGAGACGCTGAACGAGGAGTACGTCAGGTCGTGATCCACGCGGCGCCGGAGGCCCTGGAATCAGGGGACGACATCTCCGGGTTGGCGACGTGGCGCCCTGTGACGCAACAAAAAAAAAGGCCGCGCCTTTCGGTGCGGCCCGAAGGAACCGTAACTGCTAGTTGCTTAGCGTCCTGCTCCGCCACTGCCTCCTGTACCGCTGCCGGTGCCGCCCATGTCTCCGGTGCCGCCGGTCCCTGCGCCGCCGGGGCCCATGGTGCCACTGGGACCGCCCGTGGCCGGGGTACCGTAGTTAGGCTGCAGCCCGGTGGCCCCGGTGCCCGGACTTCTCCTGGTGTGTTTCCTGGTCCTTTTTTTGCTGCTTTTCTTTTTTTTCTTCTTGGTCTTGGTTTTGGGCTTGGCCGTTTCGGCACTCCCCTGGTCACTCTGGGTCCCGGTCGAAATGCCGGTCCCTTGGCCGCCGGAATAGCCCGAATCAGTTCCGGTCGTGTCTGCAGCCCAGACCATTCCAGCGAACGATACTGCTACCAGCGCGGCTACGATGGTGGATAGTACTTTTTTCATAATGATCCTCCTGAGTTTGATAAACAACCGACACACTATAGCACGTCATTAGTTTTTACCAATCATCGATAGGCTTTTTTCGCCAGCCCCGCTACCAGGTTTTTTCGACTCTCCCGCTTGACAGGTTAATCTCTTATAGTTATAAACGTCTAATCTAAATTCGCGCAAAAGGAGAGCGGCACGTTGAAAACGATGAAACCTTTCGATCTGGCCCACGAGCAGTATCAACTATTGATGGCAAAGTTTCAGACCACCAAGGATCTGCGGGAAAAGAATATACTCTTCAGACGGCTCACCAACCTCCTTGCAGTGATGGAATTCCTTATCTCCATCCATAAACCCCACTAACCGGCGTTAATCCAGGGGGCGTGTCAAGCGCTCCTTGGCTTCCGAGCCCACGCTTCTTTCAGACTTGCCTTACCACCAGTAGTGACATCCTAGTCAGAGTTCATGCTATAATGCTGTCAATCTTGGTGACAGGCTATGAGTATTCCCGCCGTTCGCACTACTTCCCCGCAACTTCGGACTGCACGCCTTTGGTTTGCCGCATCGCACTTCATTGCCATACTGCAACAGGAATTCTTCGCCCACTGGCACCGTGCCCTACGCAGGTTCGACCTGGACGAGGTGCATGACCTGCGCGTGGCGTCGCGCCGCCTGCGCGAGGGCCTTGCCCTGTTTTCCCCGATGCTGCCGGGGAAAAAGGTGTCCCGGCTTTCGCGCAAGGTGAAAAAGCTTACCGTTTTGCTGGGTGAGTTACGCAACGTTGACGAGGCGCTGCTTTTTTTCTCTGGTTTGGCCGGGGTGGAAACCGGTGCTGCCCCTGCTGCAACCGCGGAGCTGCTACGAACGCTGTCCAAGGAGCGGGAGACAGCCCAGAAGGATTTGACTGGGGTGCTGGCGGGGTTCAACGCGGGGAAGATGGAAAAGAATGTGACGGGATTGTATCGGAAGCCAAATCCGTTCAAACGGGACGGGGTGGACCCCTTCACCAAGATCGGCCCCTTTGCCGCAGATGCCCTGCACGCGCGGGTCACGCTGGTCGAGGAACTTTTCCCGGCCGCGCTACACGAAGGGGACGCTGTGGCGCAGCACAGGCTGCGTATCGCCTTCAAGAAACTGCGCTACCGGCTGGAGATCCTGGCTCCTCTGTTGGAAGACCAGGGCGAAGAATTGCGCCGAGTCCTCAAACGCTACCAGGACGTCCTGGGCAAACTGCACGATGTGGATGTTTTCGGGGAGATGGTGCTGCAACGGGTGACGACGGGAACGGGACAGGAAGAGCTGCTGCAGGCACTGGCGCAGCACCGGGCCGCGCTCTACGAGAGCTTTACCCAGGCGCACCGCGATCAGCCGCTGCCCCTCCTGATGAATCAGATCAGCGCGGAGCTTCGCCTTCCCCGTCGGTAAGACCCAACAGGAACGCAGCCGTAGCCTCGCAGACCCGGGTGGCAAAAGAGAGGTTGAGGGTGTCGATGGTATCGCTGTGCTGGTGGTAGTGGGGATTGCGGAAGTTGGTGGTGTCGGTCAGCATGATGGCAGGGTAGCCGGCATCCCAGAAGGGTGCGTGGTCTGACCTGCGGGTATCGGGGAGGAGTTCGCCGTTGCCCGGCACAACCAGGGGGACCACCGGGAGAGCAACCTGGAAGCTGTCAGCGGCCAGGGCAAACCGGGTGACCAGTCCCTGCGACAACTCGTTCCCGATCACGGCAAGAAAGTCGCCATGAGGGGGCACCTGCAGCGGCACCCCTGCGGGAGCGCGTTGAGGCACCGAGCTACCGGCGAAAGCCACCGATTCCAGCACCACCACGGCCTCGATTGCCCACCCCTGTGCCGCGGCCAGCGCAGCCAGTGCACGGCTTCCTCGAAGGCCGGTCCCGGTCTCATCCGCACCCGAGTTCTCCTCTAGGTTCACCCCGATGAACTGCAGCGTCACTTCCGGCTGCCACTGTTTGAAGATCGTGGCGAGTTCAAGCAACAGCGCGACGCCGCTTGCGTTGTCGTCAGCCCCCGGCGAACCGGCCACGGTGTCGTAATGGGCCAGCACCAGGACCCGCTGGTTCGGCCGGCGCTTCCCCAGCTTCGTCGCGACCACGTTGTGGTACTGCTCCCCGCCATTCTCGAAGCCATGCAGGTCCACGGCGTAGCCCAACGCCCGCAACGTGTCTTCCAGGTAGTCGCAGGCCCGCTGCAACGCGGCGGGCGCCGCCATCGGATGCCGGACCCCCTCCAGGAACTTCAGGTGCTGCTCGATTCGAGCCCTGGAGACAGCAGGGAGCACGCTACCCTTGCCCGCTCCAAAGGCCGACCTCACTTGAGCGCCTCGAGTTCCCGCTCCAGGTTCTGCACCCGGGCCTCGTCAGAGCGCACGTCCTCCAGTTTCTTGAAATAGGCGGCACGTGCAGCACCGGCCATAGAGAGGGCGCTGTTCTTGGTGACGTAGGGGTTCTTGGCGTCGCGGGCCTTTCCTTCGGCGAGTTCCTTCTGGAACTTCTTGGCTTCTTCCAGCGACGGCGTTCGTCCCTTGAGTACCATCCACCTATGATGCAGCTTCTGCAGTTCCTGCTTTTTACCCTGCAGGCCGCCGCGGATCTTCGCCAGTTCGCCGGAAAGCCTTTCCCTCTGCACGTTCTTCTGGTCGACGGGAACTGCTGTGCCTTCCTTCGCTGTGGACGGGATTGAAGAGGTCTCCTGCTTGGGCGCACTGGTCGCAGGCTTCGCGGCGCTTGCCGGGTCCACCTCCTGGGCACGCTTCAGGTACTTGTCCGGGATACGGTCCGTGTCGTCGGTGAAATGAACGGTACCGGCATCGTCGCGCCACTGGTAGGTGCCGCAAAAAACAAGCGCGGGTGCGGCAATGAGCAATACCGTGGCAACCATGGTCGTGCGTCGCATGTGTCCTCCGGAAGTGCAAGATCTGCAGTTCAAGGCTGAAGATAATATGCATGTGGCGCCATTTGTCAATTTTCTTTTGTCGCGTCTCATCTTCTCGCATCCCGGTGCTGCCGTGCCCGGTTGCCCAAAGCCGCAGGACGCGAAAGGGCCGGGGAAAGTCTCCCCGGCCCAATTCTGTCACCTTATCCCGGTACTTCCCGCAGGTAGCCGTCCCCCCTTCCCTTGCGGAAGGGGGGGACTGGAATAGCTTTATTGTCGCAACCGACTGTTGCTACTGCTTCCCTTCCTCGCCGAAGCTGAGCGCCGCGAGCTTGGTGTAGTAATCGAAGCGGTCCGCCGCCCAGGCGCTCGCTTTCTGCATCAGCTGCTCGGCCGCCTCGGGATTCATCTTCCTGAGCACCTTGTAGCGGTTTTCGCCCCCAGCGTACTCTTCGAAGCTGGTGGTGGGAGCCTTGCTGTCCAGCTGTAGCGGGTTCTTGCCCTGCGCGGCCAGGGCCGGGTTGTAGCGGTACAGCGGCCAATAGCCCGAAGAAACCGCCTTTTTCTGCTCGTCCACGCCGCGGGTCATGTCGATACCGTGCGCGATGCAATGCGCGTAGGCGACGATCAGCGACGGGCCGTCGTGGGCCTCGGCCTCGATGAAGGCCTTGACCACCTGGCCCGGGTTGGCCAGCGACACCGCCGCCACGTAGACGTGGCCATAGGCCATGGCCATCATGCCCAGGTCCTTCTTGGCCATGGACTTGCCGCCTGCGGCGAACTGGGCCACCGCACCGATCGGGGTCGACTTGGAGGCCTGCCCGCCGGTGTTGGAGTAGACCTCGGTGTCGAGCACCAGGATGTTCACGTTCTTGCCCGAGGCGATGACGTGGTCCAGGCCGCCGTAGCCGATGTCGTAGGCCCAGCCGTCGCCACCGACGCACCAGACCGACTTCTTGACTAGGTAGTCCGCGATGGGGAGCAGCTGCGCCGCAGCCTCCTCGTCACAGTTAGGCAGTGCCTCCTTGAGCTTGGCCACCCGTTCCCGCTGGGCCTCGATACCGGCCTGCCCGGACTGGTCCGCGTCGAGGATCTCGCGCATCAGCGGAGCGATGGACGTGCAGCCGCCGCAGCCGCAACCGGCCAGCTGCTCCAGAAGTTCCGTTGCCGCCTGGTGGAACTTGTCCACCGCGAGGCGCATGCCGTAGCCGAACTCTGCATTGTCCTCGAAAAGCGAGTTGGACCAGGCCGGTCCGCGCCCGTCGGCGCGCTTCGCCCACGGCGTGGTGGGGAGGTTGCCGCCGTAGATCGAGGTGCAGCCGGTGGCGTTGGCGATGAGAGCGCGATCCCCGAAGAGCTGGGAGAGGAGCTTCAGGTACGGCGTCTCACCGCAGCCGGCGCAGGCGCCCGAGTATTCGAACAGGGGGCGCACCAGCTGGCTGCCGCGCAGGGTGTCCAGCTTGACCAGCGCCGGGTCGAGATCGGGCAGCCCCAGGAAGAAGTGGTAGTTGGCCGCCTCGGCGGCGCGCAGCGGCGGCTGGAACTGCATGTCCAGCGCCTTGTGCCCCGGGTTCTCCTTGTCCTTGGCCGGACAGTTGTGGGCGCAGGCGCCGCAGCCGGTGCAGTCCTCGGGGGCGACCTGGAAGGTGACCTTGTGTTCCTTCAGCTCGGCGATCTTGGAGTCGGCGCACTTAAACCCCGCCGGTGCGCCGGCCAGAGCGTCGGCCGGGTAAGCCTTGACCCGGATGGCGGCGTGCGGGCAGACGAAGGAGCAGATGGCGCACTGGATGCAGAGCTTTTCGTCCCAGACCGGGATCTCCACCGCGATGTTACGCTTCTCGTACTGCGAGGTCGCGGTCGGGAAGGTGCCGTCGATGGGCATG
Protein-coding sequences here:
- the galE gene encoding UDP-glucose 4-epimerase GalE: MSVILVTGGAGYIGSHVVRQLSEAGHEVVVYDNLSTGSADALVHGERLIVGDLADQDNIRQVLKETGAKAVLHFAAAIIAPESVTLPLKYYSNNTRNTLNLLQVCVEHGVERFIFSSTAAVYGMPEGGRASEESRPAPINPYGTSKLMSEWMLRDAAFAHGFSYVALRYFNVAGADPQARMGQRTPEATHLIKVACQAALGGRDGVSIFGTDYDTPDGTGIRDYIHIEDLASAHLAALSYLGRGGASDVINVGYGKGSSVREVIRVVKDVSGVDFKVNEAPRRPGDPDSLIAVADKIRTVLGWTPSYNDLHTIVADAWRWEQKLWQSR
- the pyk gene encoding pyruvate kinase, whose amino-acid sequence is MFRRTKIVATVGPASDSEQMLDALIHAGVDVFRLNFSHGDYASKAAVITHIRKLSQEHEHAVAILGDLQGPKIRTGLMVGGAMPLLAGSEVVVTTREVLGQDNVIPTIYQGLPRDVKAGDRILLDDGLMELKVLEVSGEDVRCQVVTGGLLKDRKGINLPGAKVSAPALTEKDKEDLQFCMDQELDYVALSFVREASDVVELKEIIDRAGSPLRIIAKIEKPEAVLNFAAILRVSDGIMVARGDLGVELNPEKVPLIQKRIIRSCNDAGKPVITATQMLESMVNNPRPTRAETSDVANAILDGTDAIMLSAETASGKYPIEAVSMMVQVARDIETDPQLMAQCCKAPNGQTSLPNISEVIGMAACRAAESVKASAILAFTQTGSTAALVSKYRPAQPIIAVTPSQQVRRRLALYAGVHALRVDIEGDTESQIISVEAAVLAMGWLKKGDLVVITMGSPLSSPGTTNLMKVHRLDEPGLLPEG
- a CDS encoding DNA-3-methyladenine glycosylase I encodes the protein MAVTDATSPNRCGWAGSDPLYCAYHDLEWGVPVHDDRLLFEFLTLEGAQAGLSWITILRKREGYRRAFASFDPELVARFSEADQARLIADRAIVRNRLKIGSTVDNARAFLGVQQEFGSFDAYLWRFVDGAPIQNAWRSLAEVPARTETSDRLSRDLKRRGFRFVGSTICYAMMQAVGMVNDHTVDCFRWSQLQKR
- a CDS encoding putative bifunctional diguanylate cyclase/phosphodiesterase — its product is MHDATNDLPTCLQLGSGSLQLLNPLQQDEERLAMLKEAIDFLPISAGITISDREGKIVYVNRAEAEMHGYAREELVGRPARVLAPEGQTAARRINQRTAGLWKREGLNLRKDGMIFPVQLTSLPIRNAGGEYLGMLTACEDMTQRKLCEQQLETLAYYDSVTKLPNRTLLMDRLHQALALAQRERRELALLFLDLDNFKDLNSSKGHEIGDKFLQEVAARLAGCLCESNTLARLGGDEFVIVINPVPGDEGVAATAARLQALFTEPFLIDGEEVYGSTSIGIALFPEDGRDVESLLRSADAALYQAKSEGKAGYQFFSQEMNQVNMRRVALENGMRQGLARGEFYLYFQPQWDLKTLRLTGAEALLRWHSAEFGLVGPDEFIPIAESCGFIFELGDLVLREACMHAVQWDAFFPGLKVAVNISGRQFRQPDFLETVACVIEETGVRPSSLELEFTESVIMERAEKNIDALQALKQMGVRLSIDDFGTGYSSLNYLKHFPIDAIKIDRSFIAELVTDSDDAAIAAAIISMAHSLKLKVIAEGVESDAQLEFLVERCCDEAQGFYFASPMPGEDFTGYMKRFAAPDEGCKPLSVAG
- a CDS encoding sigma 54-interacting transcriptional regulator; this encodes MDSQEDVEANVRITATHQVLPRMVTDSKFRVDLFSRLNVMNICLPRLRDRKEDIESLVQYFFETLNEEYVRS
- a CDS encoding CHAD domain-containing protein, encoding MSIPAVRTTSPQLRTARLWFAASHFIAILQQEFFAHWHRALRRFDLDEVHDLRVASRRLREGLALFSPMLPGKKVSRLSRKVKKLTVLLGELRNVDEALLFFSGLAGVETGAAPAATAELLRTLSKERETAQKDLTGVLAGFNAGKMEKNVTGLYRKPNPFKRDGVDPFTKIGPFAADALHARVTLVEELFPAALHEGDAVAQHRLRIAFKKLRYRLEILAPLLEDQGEELRRVLKRYQDVLGKLHDVDVFGEMVLQRVTTGTGQEELLQALAQHRAALYESFTQAHRDQPLPLLMNQISAELRLPRR
- a CDS encoding M28 family peptidase, which codes for MRSAFGAGKGSVLPAVSRARIEQHLKFLEGVRHPMAAPAALQRACDYLEDTLRALGYAVDLHGFENGGEQYHNVVATKLGKRRPNQRVLVLAHYDTVAGSPGADDNASGVALLLELATIFKQWQPEVTLQFIGVNLEENSGADETGTGLRGSRALAALAAAQGWAIEAVVVLESVAFAGSSVPQRAPAGVPLQVPPHGDFLAVIGNELSQGLVTRFALAADSFQVALPVVPLVVPGNGELLPDTRRSDHAPFWDAGYPAIMLTDTTNFRNPHYHQHSDTIDTLNLSFATRVCEATAAFLLGLTDGEGEAPR
- a CDS encoding DUF4124 domain-containing protein yields the protein MRRTTMVATVLLIAAPALVFCGTYQWRDDAGTVHFTDDTDRIPDKYLKRAQEVDPASAAKPATSAPKQETSSIPSTAKEGTAVPVDQKNVQRERLSGELAKIRGGLQGKKQELQKLHHRWMVLKGRTPSLEEAKKFQKELAEGKARDAKNPYVTKNSALSMAGAARAAYFKKLEDVRSDEARVQNLERELEALK